From the Candidatus Melainabacteria bacterium genome, one window contains:
- the nadC gene encoding carboxylating nicotinate-nucleotide diphosphorylase: MYGLKPTTQTEEFRQKLIEQALDLAILEDLGSEQIDVTTASIVTTDRQVSGSVYCKQEAVVVAGLQIFAQVLEKFDKRISVKNHVAEGQFIESTPTVIATFEGPASSILKGERIALNLLQRMSAIATVTHQYVELAKPFGIEIRDTRKTTPGLRVFEREAVRIAGGQNHRFGLFDAILIKDNHIQFAGGIETAINNAKKAYPELAIEVEATTLEQVEQALKLGVQTILLDNMNAQTIREAVALIKGTCFIEVSGGVNLKNIKNYLIEGVNAISIGALTHSAPNIDISLEVEI; encoded by the coding sequence ATGTACGGACTCAAACCAACTACCCAGACTGAAGAGTTTCGCCAAAAGCTTATTGAACAGGCTCTAGATCTAGCTATTCTCGAGGATCTGGGTTCTGAGCAAATCGACGTAACCACTGCCAGTATCGTCACCACCGACAGACAAGTTTCAGGCAGCGTCTATTGCAAGCAAGAAGCCGTTGTTGTTGCCGGCTTGCAAATATTCGCCCAAGTTCTGGAGAAATTCGACAAGCGAATCTCGGTAAAAAATCACGTGGCGGAAGGTCAGTTTATCGAATCGACTCCGACAGTGATTGCCACATTCGAGGGTCCCGCATCGAGCATTCTGAAAGGTGAAAGAATCGCTCTCAACCTTCTACAACGAATGTCCGCAATCGCAACGGTTACGCATCAATATGTTGAACTGGCTAAGCCATTCGGAATTGAGATTCGCGACACGAGAAAAACAACGCCCGGACTGAGAGTTTTCGAAAGAGAGGCAGTGCGAATAGCCGGTGGACAGAATCATCGCTTTGGACTGTTTGATGCCATTTTGATCAAAGACAACCACATTCAATTCGCAGGTGGCATTGAAACCGCCATCAATAATGCCAAAAAAGCATACCCCGAACTAGCTATCGAGGTAGAGGCAACGACTCTTGAACAGGTCGAGCAGGCATTGAAACTGGGTGTCCAAACGATACTGCTCGATAACATGAACGCTCAAACCATTCGCGAAGCGGTGGCGCTGATAAAGGGGACCTGCTTTATTGAGGTGTCAGGCGGCGTCAACCTCAAAAACATCAAGAATTATTTGATTGAAGGCGTCAACGCCATTTCGATTGGAGCTCTCACACATTCGGCTCCGAATATCGATATTAGTCTCGAGGTTGAAATATAG